From a single Bacillus gobiensis genomic region:
- a CDS encoding ATP-binding protein → MQAIKDQLKTMTTMTFLSETCNKHKYFKNGDWHTKTVYKMSNAKGDAFCPICAAQESTKKLEKEVQASIDQAEAARAEASKLEHVLLRKSIVPDQELLNASFDNYITDCQETSSNLKSAKECFAHYKENLTFNIFFQGKQGAGKSHLAYSILREINDDKQMDKSSLFVSVEEMMRLMKDSFGDKKSKYTERYFIDLLASVDYLVLDDIGAETGAIDSEKQATDFVQRIIYAVLTKRQHKSTIITTNLNKESIFNMYDKKLVSRMLKRPKYILFKNAKDRRKEDIPF, encoded by the coding sequence TTGCAAGCAATCAAGGATCAGTTAAAGACGATGACTACGATGACCTTCCTTTCTGAGACATGCAACAAGCATAAATATTTTAAAAACGGTGATTGGCATACAAAAACAGTTTATAAAATGTCCAATGCCAAAGGCGATGCTTTTTGTCCTATCTGTGCTGCTCAAGAAAGCACTAAGAAATTAGAGAAAGAAGTTCAGGCTTCAATTGATCAAGCAGAAGCAGCCAGAGCTGAAGCTAGTAAGCTCGAACATGTTTTGCTAAGAAAAAGCATTGTACCTGATCAGGAATTACTAAATGCTTCTTTTGACAATTACATAACGGATTGCCAAGAGACATCTAGTAATCTCAAAAGTGCCAAAGAGTGCTTTGCTCATTACAAAGAAAATCTAACCTTTAACATTTTTTTTCAGGGGAAACAAGGTGCTGGCAAGAGTCATTTAGCTTATTCCATTCTGAGAGAAATAAACGATGATAAACAAATGGACAAGTCTTCTCTGTTTGTCTCCGTTGAAGAAATGATGCGACTCATGAAAGATTCGTTCGGAGACAAAAAGAGCAAGTATACCGAGCGATATTTTATAGATCTTCTCGCAAGTGTCGATTATCTCGTATTAGATGACATAGGGGCTGAAACAGGCGCTATCGATAGCGAAAAGCAAGCTACCGACTTTGTACAAAGAATCATATACGCTGTCCTCACAAAGCGTCAGCACAAGAGCACCATCATCACTACAAATTTGAACAAAGAGTCAATTTTCAATATGTATGACAAAAAGCTTGTTTCCAGAATGCTCAAGCGTCCGAAATACATTCTCTTTAAAAACGCTAAGGATCGGAGAAAAGAAGACATCCCATTTTAG
- a CDS encoding DUF6906 family protein, which translates to MKHGKKPTRAQMDIIKMNGLNPNNWLVVKNLSEQMQVIHRETGRLRKLIV; encoded by the coding sequence ATGAAACACGGAAAGAAGCCAACACGTGCCCAAATGGACATCATTAAAATGAACGGTCTGAATCCTAATAATTGGTTGGTTGTTAAAAACCTATCTGAGCAGATGCAAGTGATACATCGGGAGACTGGCCGGTTAAGGAAGTTGATCGTGTAA
- a CDS encoding BH0509 family protein — translation MSQEERELMIEWLSVIGNFGKEYLNRMSDEELEVNYINHLEV, via the coding sequence TTGAGCCAAGAAGAACGTGAGCTCATGATTGAATGGCTTTCTGTTATCGGAAATTTCGGTAAAGAATATCTCAACAGAATGTCAGATGAAGAGCTAGAGGTAAACTACATCAATCATTTAGAAGTTTGA
- a CDS encoding XtrA/YqaO family protein, giving the protein MEIANDLNYDLNTQTVTGKLEKGKIQVIVLDGIGGKVKSIDARHHGDIVIKTVNGKLKQITREESELW; this is encoded by the coding sequence TTGGAAATAGCAAACGACTTGAATTATGACCTAAATACACAAACCGTTACAGGAAAACTAGAAAAAGGAAAGATTCAAGTGATCGTTTTAGATGGTATTGGCGGCAAAGTGAAATCCATCGATGCGCGGCACCACGGCGATATAGTCATCAAAACGGTTAACGGAAAATTAAAACAAATCACACGCGAGGAAAGCGAACTCTGGTAG